CTATACCCAAAGTGGATCTGTCCGGCGCGTGTCCGCGACGCTCCCCACTCCTCTTGACTAGGATTCCGTCCAAGTGCAAAGGGATAATTATGGTAAAcgattttaattactttttccatCTATTACTTCAtagacatttttatttatcactaATACcacttcaaataaaatgatttcttcgcttacaaataataatacacCAATCACATTGTTTCTCTatataacattataaatatattccaTCCTTTCGTAAATGTATGATGTTTATCGAGTATTTACATTGAACAATATATTTAGGATTTTAGGTTGCattttatgctttattttctaatttcaaaaGAGAACACACAAAGAAACATAACACCCAAATATTGGAAGAcaagattgaaaataaaagcaaaatgataaaacattgtaagactaattaaatagATGCAAACATCACATATGTATAAACAAAAATGCAGCTGTATGTAAATGgaggaaatgaaataaattaaagcaatagatttaatttaagattaaataaattttggttaAAAGAGCATGCATACATGATACACCCATCTTATAAATCTAGACAATTTTAGGTGATCTTATATAGCAATCTGTTGTTTAGTGTATATTCTTCAAAGtataaaaatgacaacatGTCTATGatattagttaaatttttgtattgattcATGAAGTCGTGATCTGCCCAATACCtttgtttcaaatttgtaaaatacaGATTCCTGAATACGATTTAAATCAATGAAGTGTCCCACTAACATACCAAAACACCAATTTaatcttcattaaaaaaaatctggaaaGATACTTGTAGTAGTGATATTTAAGCAATTTTCCAACACATTACCATGGATCCTCAAGTTGTGCCATGTGAGGGTCACGTGCACTAGATCCTAATAAAGTCTCTagtgaacttttttttttaccccATTAAGCAACAAGAGCACCTCTTTTAGTGTTCGTGCAACTTTATTAACTATAGGATAATCCCTCCGCGCCCCATTAGGACTCTCAGTTACTTTTGcgcactcattttataaagatgataaataatagttaaagtgggggaatgataaagtaaaagaaagaaaaatgttgaGAATAGTTAAAATGTCacgtataatttttttcaaagatcaaaatatttgtataagtGTAATAGTCAAAATTGTACAATACTTATATATGTGGGTAAAGTAGGCATCTAATGTGTAATCTGCAATATCACTATTTTTATCCCTTTTTTAAGATGACgtttctttaattataaacaatagTTAGTGTAATATgcaaatagaaataaatatacgCAAATGAATTTCATGATTGATTTTTATGGTACGAGTAGTGTGTTTGATTTATAAGTCGGTGGATTGATCAAAACTCGAAAGTTCTCGTTAATAAAAGAGGAACCCTCAATTTTACCCCTAAAATACTTGAAACCAACCTACCTTGACTAAAATGCATGGTAAAATGGGTTGACTAATTAACAAACTAATAAAGAAACTAGTAATTGAGAGTTGGGTTATGAATGtcattcaaaatttatggAGATTTTGACTATAATAACAGAATATAGCAGTACTACAAGAATTAGAGGGATACATGGCGTACATATATTTCATTGGTGTAcatacatttcatttaaattataccAGTAATGTGTATAGCTATATACATTGGTGAGATTTGCATGATAGTGATTGGCATAGCGGCGATCACGTTCTCTCTACTCTGATCATGTGGCTTCATTTAAACGAGGGTCCACCGTAACTACAGTGCCACCGACTACCGACAAGATCTGtgttcttattttattttattttattttattgcaattTGTGTGTTgctttttctatttctttttttagtattagACGGTAtgatttgattattatttttcgcAGATTactgagataaaaaaaaaaaacaaaaccgaACACATTGAATATCCAGCCaattttcctaattttatgaaaagagACATAACAGAACAAAATAACTACCTTAAAATAAACAACCCACAAATTAGAACAAGAACTTAATTTGTATGATTAAACATCAATTAATTACAGTTAGTATTGAAGAACTGTGATTAAAAcctattaacattttttatttgatttttatttaggaaatattaattatttaaaatcaaaatgaatcaacttatttgattttatttaaaacaatttaaaaataaaagaagtaaTCTCATCCATCCAAATAGATGTACTCCTACATAAGTGAAAAGACCATCCAAATATACAATTGATATCACTTCATATGTAGGACTTCCAAAACGCTTCTACCCTTCTGGCATTTGATTCAAATAGCATGTCATTTATCacctcacttttttttttaccaaatacCTCATGTTTCAATGCATTTGATTCAAATAGCATGTCATTTGTcacctcattttttttttgccaattATGTTTCAATGGTGTATGGTATTATTACTATATAGTAAGTCATAGttatacaaaatattacaccttgcattttgaaatttcaaaataatgtaatatttaatttatattttctacaattcttttacattttgaGGTTTTGTCTATAACTATTATACGCGATGTGTATTGTGGGTAAAGAAGACTGGTGGTAGTGTATCTCTGTGTGGCactgaaaaattaatttgatttccaatcaaatttaattataaacaaatacTATGGCGTAGATTGTGTACCgagaaattaatttgatttccaataattaatttatgtgtttcatttaattataaaaaatatgcaatagaattttattcctaatcattaatttatgtatttagttTTAGTCGAATTATAAGGATTTAAATATTACAGCGTAAGTAACAAATATCTTAGTCTACGGGAGTTGAAAATACAAACCATCTCAAACGTACACTAAAATCTAAActaaactcatttttcatttttgaaaaaaaatacctattcTTAGATTTACACTATAttcaaaactatttttttttaaaattttatgagtaaaaaaatataataaagagaataatttatttcaatttaaattaagcATAAATgatgagaaataaaattatatttaatataattgttatactaaaatgaatttgagtCTAGTGTAGTCGGCGGTGGATACTAAATACAAATATCTGCAAATTAGTCTACGGGAGTGGGTGAGCGCACCAACCGCCGCGTGTACACACGCTCTCCAAACCGCGCGTAATTTTCACTCAAAATCAACGTAATGGTAAATTAATCAGTCGACAGGTTTTCACTTTCCGAGATCTacccaccaccaccaaccCCCCCGCCCCTATAAATAAGCCCACTCATCATTCACCTCAACTCGCGTCTTGcccttctctctctatctatACCTACTTCTCTCTCTACCGGAAACCGGTCTCCCTTCCCTTTCAAGGGTACGTTCTTCAGCCAGTCCTGCTGTCCGCCGTTGATTTCTGCTCTcaatttgcataaatctcGGTTTAATAAGATCTCTGTGTTGCTACTTAATCAAATctacttattaattaatcaaattaagaattaaGGTTTTGGAAATGAACTTAATCAACTTCGAGACTAGTTCAACGAGATCTGTGAGTAAAACTCTGAATCTGGAGATGTTACGCTCCCGAAATCGTGAATTAATGTGTGGTTGTTATCAAGTTAGATTAATAATACGGTGAAAATGCTAGATCTGAATTTCGGAAATCTTCTCTGATCAGATCTGCGATGAAGGCGCTGTTTAGTATCTTCACTGCAGTTAATTCTGTCCACATCGTGTCTCACTTCCGTTTTACGCACATGTATTGCGTTACTATCGTTAGATCTGTGATTATTTGTGTTTCGAAGCTATGGATCTGCGTCTGTGTCAACTTGATCTGATGATGCTTGATGTATTGATCTCATGTGTATGAAGTCGATGCTTGATTTTCGAATTAAATTGCCCGATTCCTATTTGTGCATGGTGATTTGTTGTTTCATTGCTTTATGAGgtttgatttattgaattttttaaatcgaCAGAAAAATGGCTTCCCACATCGTTGGATATCCCCGCATGGGCCCCAAGAGAGAGCTGAAGTTCGCTCTCGAATCGTTCTGGGATGGCAAGAGCAGCGCCGAGGATTTGGAGAAGGTGGCGGCTGATCTCAGAGCTTCCATCTGGAAGCAGATGTCTGATGCCGGCATCAAGTACATTCCCAGCAACACGTTCTCCTACTACGATCAGGTGCTCGACACCACTGCCATGCTCGGCGCGGTTCCCCCGAGATACAACTGGACCGGTGGTGAGATAGGTTTCTCCACCTACTTCTCAATGGCCAGAGGCAATGCCTCTCTTCCTGCTATGGAGATGACCAAGTGGTTCGACACCAACTAGTAAGTGAcgagattaattttttttaacataacTTTCTTGCATTTGCGATGTTTGTTTATCTAATTAGATGTTTGTTTATCTAATTAGATGTTTGTTTCTCTCTGTGCAGCCACTTCATTGTCCCTGAGTTGGGCCCTGATGTGAAATTTAGCTATGGTTCTCACAAAGCTGTGAATGAGTACAAAGAGGCCAAAGCTGTAAGTACAGAATAGTATTGATTACATCTATTTGATGGTATTGTGTTAATCTACTAATTTATTAGTCCTAAGTATTGTTCCATAGTAAAATACATTCAAACCTTTTACTGCATGTAGTTATCTGGTATGCTCTGTTTTAAATTGGATGTGTGAATAGAagaattagtactattatacaATCTGATGTGTAACTCAAATGCCTCCTCTACTGTAGTCTATATTTTGtacaatgttttatttaaagatcCAATCTTAAATACCTCTTTTGCTGCCTATAAGTTACTTACCTGATGAGTTTCCTGCTGTCTCATGCCACTCTATGCTGTACTTATTTAAAGATCCAATCTTAAATGTCTCTTTTGCTGCCTATAAGTTTGCAAGCAGTTTTTTTTCCTGCTCTgtcgtattttatttaaagatcCAATCTTAAATGTCTCTGTTGGTGCCTTTAagtttgtaatagtattttatacCTGATGAGTTTTCGGCTCTCTCATGCAGCTCGGTGTTGATACCGTCCCTGTTCTTGTTGGACCAGTATCATACCTTTTGCTCTCCAAACCTGCTAAGGGAGTTGAGAAAACTTTCCcacttctttctcttcttgaCAAGATTCTTCCAATCTACaagtaagaaaaatgagaataaaataacaacCAGTTCCATTACCATTTGCcatttgtattattattcccttctgttatttaatataccaAATCCTGGCAGGGAAGTTATTGCTGAACTGAAGGCAGCAGGTGCTTCATGGATCCAATTCGATGAGCCTACATTGGTTAAGGATCTCGAGTCACACCAGCTGGAAGCCTTCACCAAGGCTTATGCTGAGCTTGAATCAACCTTGTCTGGTGTCAACACCATCGTCGAAACCTATTTCGCTGATGTACCTGCCGCTGCATACAAGACCCTCACCTCCTTGAGCGGTGTATCTGGCTTCGGATTTGATTTGGTTCGTGGAGCCCAAACACTCGAATTGATCAAGGGAAGTTTCCCGGCTGGAAAATACCTCTTCGCCGGTGTTGTAGATGGAAGGAACATCTGGGCTAATGATCTGGCCGCATCTCTCGCCGAGCTGAGTTCTCTTGAAGGAATCGTCGGAAAGGGTATTTTATATCTAAACCTCATTGTTGCTAGATTCACGTATTACTTTTATGATGTCTcattgtattttctttttcctacCTGCAGACAAGCTTGTTGTGTCCACATCCAGCTCGCTTCTCCACACTGCTGTGGATTTGGCCAATGAGACTAAGTTGGACCAGGAAATCAAGTCTTGGCTTGCATTTGCTGCTCAGAAGATCGTAGAAGTGAATGCACTTGCAAAGGCATTGTCCGGCGAGAAGGATGAGGTATATTTCTTTCCTAAACATCATTTGAATTTGCATTGAGAATACAGACTTACAGTTTATATCAAACTGTGCTTGTTATTCTAAATCTTGGGCTTATTGTTATGACttgtatagtatatatattggaCTTTTACTATAACTGTTTGTACTAGTATTGTTGctcatttgtttattttgatgtttccAGGCTTTCTTTTCTGCCAACGCTGCTGCTCATGCCTCTAGGAAATCCTCCCCGAGGGTGAACAATGAAGCAGTGCAAAAGGCTGTAAGagaatttttgtatttgtgaatttgatttttttgtgtctTGCTGCTTAACTACTGTGTGCTGACTGTCTTCTCTCTGATTTATTAATCTAGGCTGCTGCACTAAGAGGTTCTGACCATCGCCGCGCTACAAACGTTAGCGCCAGACTTGACGCCCAGCAGAAGAAGCTCAACCTTCCGATCCTCCCAACCACCACTATTGGTTCCTTCCCACAGACTGTGGAGCTTAGAAGAGTGCGCCGTGAATACAAGGCCAAGAAGTGAGTGTCGTTTGGTTAAATTGCTTTACAAtctattaatttgttgaacTCGATTTCTaaaagttcaaattttttgttCTAGGATCTCCGAGGAGGAATATGTTAAGGCCATCAAGGAGGAGATCAGCAAGGTTGTCAAGCTTCAGGAGGAGCTTGACATCGACGTTCTTGTCCACGGAGAGCCAGAGGTGAGAATTTAAAAGCCATTCTGCCAAAGGAATTGCCACTGATGTGTTTGGTTCTAACACAATCTTGTACTTTTTGTATGTCCGATTACCAGAGAAACGACATGGTTGAGTACTTTGGCGAGCAACTTTCTGGCTTTGCCTTCACGGCAAATGGCTGGGTCCAATCATACGGATCTAGATGTGTCAAGCCGCCAATTATCTACGGTGATGTCAGCCGCCCCAACCCCATGACCGTCTTTTGGTCCACTGCTGCCCAGAGCATGACCAAGCGCCCGATGAAGGGTATGCTCACTGGGCCCGTCACCATCCTCAATTGGTCTTTCGTGAGAAACGACCAGCCTAGGTAATGTTTCTAATGCGATAAAGGGTTTCTGTTTTCTCTTTTGGTTCTCTCTGTTATATGATTGCTAAACACACCTTTTGTCTTGATTCTCAGATTCGAAACCTGTTACCAAATTGCCTTGGCAATCAAGGATGAAGTGGAGGACCTCGAGAAGGCCGGTATTACTGTGATCCAGATCGATGAGGCTGCATTGAGGGAGGGGCTGCCTCTCCGCAAATCCGAGCATGCTTTCTACTTGGACTGGGCTGTCCACTCCTTCAGAATCACCAACGTCGGTGTTCAAGATACCACCCAGGTCTGTCTCGTCACTCGACCCTCTACACAACATTTCCTTCAACGATCCACTAATCTGTTTGCTATATATCATTTGACAGATCCACACCCACATGTGCTACTCGAACTTCAACGACATCATCCACTCCATCATCGACATGGACGCCGATGTCATCACAATCGAGAACTCGCGCTCCGACGAGAAGCTGCTCTCTGTATTCCGCGAGGGAGTGAAGTACGGAGCTGGAATTGGGCCGGGTGTGTACGACATCCACTCTCCACGTATCCCGTCGTCTGAGGAGATTTATGACAGAATCAACAAGATGCTTGCCGTCCTCGAGACCAACATCCTGTGGGTGAACCCCGACTGCGGTCTCAAGACCCGCAAGTACGGAGAGGTCAAGCCCGCACTCGAGAACATGGTTAAGGCTGCCAAGTCCCTCCGAAAGGAACTTGCCAGTGCCAAATAAGCTCTCTCCGATTCCCACCTTCATgagtttatgaaaaatattttctattcaattttataactGTGGTTCAAGAAAAGATGTAGGGTGCCCGCGGGTCGTTTTGTTTTGGGTTTgcttttactatttttctttaatggATGTTTGAAATATTACTGTCTTTTATTTGGAAGATTGCGATCGACTTGTGACAGCAGCTTccaaataaatgtatttcTATCAGGTTGTTTTTTGGAAATTCTAAGGAATCATTGTTTCCAGATTTTGTGTcgtttcacttttattttggCTTTTAGTTTTTACTCTTTCATTCACATTCTGTTGAATATTTTCATTGCATATTATGGTATGAATAGATggcatttcaatttttttcatggaATAATGGATTttaaatgaagtagtaaaGTGTAAACTTTTCATTCAATCGATTTCCTTCTGTTTAAATGAAGCCCAGTACTCGACTATGTATATTCCATGAAGTTTAGTATATCAACATaataactataaataaattatttgtacaTACTCCctggagaaggagaaaaagtaagagaaaattttTCCATAGATtattgtgctctattttttgtgaataatcaaaaatgataattatgctctatttttattggacggagggaataataatactaaagtAGAATTAGTGAATGTAGACCCAGGTTTGTGTATGTGGAACCTTTCAATTGAAAATACATAATGAATTTGTATCACAAATGAATTGTTGCcatgaattataaatttggaCTAAACAGGCAAAAAATGTAGTACggagtatcaaatttttataatgcCACGTAAGACTAAATGGACGAGGTGATAAGAATTTTGTTAATgtatgataataattaataatacagGGATGTGATCGAATGCAACGTAAgactaaatattgtacaaactcaaaattatgatcTGAATCATTGAAAAATTTCAATAGAGGATAAGATAATAGcaatagaaaatgtcaacacagtgtcaacggttgatgctgtgttgacattttgttgaaactgtattgacattttgtattgctactattttatcatctgttgatatttttaatggtTCATATCATACtttgaagtttgtacaatatatgagcttgcattttatcattatccatactatataaatacatTAGTATTCTATTGAACTAATCTAATAAGGAGTACTTTATCGTAGTCAAAGTGAGAATATATAgattatactccttccgtcccataaaagttgagacaaaacttttgggcacggagattaagaatttatattaaataaataggagagatgaaaaaagtaagaaagataagagagagtaaagtaaatgatggaataaaataagagtgattagatgttttgtctttagttaaaaaaggaaatgactcaactttattgggacggactaaaaatgaatacgactcaacttttatgagacggagggagtaatataatataaaagtgggaaatgatatgctatagtattttatatgACCACTACTCTTATGAATGCATGTTTagcatcatttattttatttttaaactttttgaaaaaatgttagtgttaataatttttaaatttataagaatcAAAATAgatgataaaacaaaataaatactaactCTAAGTTAGTAGTACAAGGTGATATGACTGATGATCAACTAAAATACGTAGTACTCCATGTAAAAGTATacttctattttaaaatttggtatacCTAGAATATCATTTTCCCTCGCTTGGCTTTCACCTTTCAGCCACCAAACATGGCTGAAATTCCTGTTTATTAGCTTgtgcttttatttttgtctctttctttataaatacatttttCCTTTGGTCACcccttaaattttttttaatcaggACCGCTCGGCTCTAGTATATgttgtactactagtatttactTTCAggaaaattttggttttattctttttaatagtggtaaattttaatgcaaaacacgttcttaggtccttatactttaattaaaatattcattaggtcctcgtacaattttttcgttttaatagatccttatacctttctcataaatttcatcacatcctcgtacaattttttcgttttagtaggtccttaaactttgattataacttttattaggtccttatacaattttttattttaagatatacctttacttttattttagataataatttatatttaattaaatttaatgaaccttttaattttattatttaacttatcttatgattataaatattcagggAAACAtatctttcaatataaatataaataatcaattaaaaatctgatagttattctaaaaaaaacttcgattttaatcttcaatcatcatggttaatctttttattattctctacaacttattgagattattggataacaagatgatattatctttatagactatgctaagttaaataatggaatattaaaaagttcattaagtttaattaaatttagattattatccaagataaatgtaaaaaaaagtccataaagattgtacaaggacctaatgaaagttatgagaaaagtataaggacctactaaaacgaaaaattgtacgaggatctgataaaaatattataaaaagtataaggacatgttaaaatgaaaaaattgtacaaggacctaataaacattttgactaaagtataaggacctaaggATGTGTTTTGCCTAAATTTTAATCActctaataaaatatatggtttttttttttctaaatgatTCATCTATTCAAagaaacttaaaaataattaaactttcAAAGCAAATGAATAAAGACATAAAAGTTATAATGAATACATAATTGACGACGAAATGTAAGTCAACaatgaaatttgatcaaacaattcagagaaaaaaaagcaTTCCCTCTTTCTCATTCAAAATTTACcacttttgtttttagtttatggGCAATTAAGACGATTTCTTACTTTACACTCTATTTAACACgcagaataaaattaaataaaatctggTGCTGCAGAGAAAAGTGTCATCCTTCTTAGGAAGAAGGCCGTAATAAACAAAagatactaa
The genomic region above belongs to Salvia hispanica cultivar TCC Black 2014 chromosome 3, UniMelb_Shisp_WGS_1.0, whole genome shotgun sequence and contains:
- the LOC125212790 gene encoding 5-methyltetrahydropteroyltriglutamate--homocysteine methyltransferase-like; translated protein: MASHIVGYPRMGPKRELKFALESFWDGKSSAEDLEKVAADLRASIWKQMSDAGIKYIPSNTFSYYDQVLDTTAMLGAVPPRYNWTGGEIGFSTYFSMARGNASLPAMEMTKWFDTNYHFIVPELGPDVKFSYGSHKAVNEYKEAKALGVDTVPVLVGPVSYLLLSKPAKGVEKTFPLLSLLDKILPIYKEVIAELKAAGASWIQFDEPTLVKDLESHQLEAFTKAYAELESTLSGVNTIVETYFADVPAAAYKTLTSLSGVSGFGFDLVRGAQTLELIKGSFPAGKYLFAGVVDGRNIWANDLAASLAELSSLEGIVGKDKLVVSTSSSLLHTAVDLANETKLDQEIKSWLAFAAQKIVEVNALAKALSGEKDEAFFSANAAAHASRKSSPRVNNEAVQKAAAALRGSDHRRATNVSARLDAQQKKLNLPILPTTTIGSFPQTVELRRVRREYKAKKISEEEYVKAIKEEISKVVKLQEELDIDVLVHGEPERNDMVEYFGEQLSGFAFTANGWVQSYGSRCVKPPIIYGDVSRPNPMTVFWSTAAQSMTKRPMKGMLTGPVTILNWSFVRNDQPRFETCYQIALAIKDEVEDLEKAGITVIQIDEAALREGLPLRKSEHAFYLDWAVHSFRITNVGVQDTTQIHTHMCYSNFNDIIHSIIDMDADVITIENSRSDEKLLSVFREGVKYGAGIGPGVYDIHSPRIPSSEEIYDRINKMLAVLETNILWVNPDCGLKTRKYGEVKPALENMVKAAKSLRKELASAK